Part of the Paludisphaera borealis genome, CGGGGTTCGACGTGAAGTCGAGCCGAGGCCGGGACCAAGTTCCTTCGCGGGTTCGCGACACCAAAGCCAATGACGGCCTCTCGCCCAGGGCCGGACATCCGCAGCATAACCCAACCCGACCCCATTTTCATGGGACGGGTTGAGCCAAAGGCTCATGACCGTTCCTTCGCGCGGTTTTTACGAGCCCCAGCCGATCGTCGCGAGGCTCTCCCGCGTCACATCGAACAGGCGGATTGCCAAAGAGTCTGGATGATTGCGAGAACCCTCCATTTACAATGTACTACCTGTCTACCGCCGTGATCGGCCCCCCGATCTTTTCCGGCGCGGCGGCGGCGGCGGCCGTCAGGCGAACACGTCGACGACGTAGCGGATGGTCGCTTCCAGGTCGGCCAACCATTCCTCCGCCCGATCCGCCTCGGCCCCGGCAAGCTCCCGGTAGATTCGGCCGAGGGTCGCGCGGACTTCCGGAGCCATCCGCCGGCCGTCGCCGCAGACGTAGACCTTCCCCCCCTTCTCGATCAGGTCCATAACCTCCCGCCGCTCCTCCCACAGCCGATCCTGCACGTATTTCACCCCTCCGACCGGGGCTCGAGAGAACGCGGGACGCAAGCGGACGACCCCGTCTTGCTCCCACGCGGCGAACTCGTCTCGGTACAGGTAATCAACGTCCGGATGCGAGCATCCGAAGTAAAGCACCGCCGGCGTCGCGGCCGTCGAGCTGGCCGAGCGAAGCGCGAGTTCCTGGACGAACCCTCGAAACGGGGCCACGCCGGTTCCGGCGGCGATCATGAGGATCGGGACGGCCGGAGAATCGGGAAGGTGGAACCCGGGGTGCGACGGGCGGACGGCGACGGCGATCTTCGCTCCCGGTCGGGCGTCGGCCAGGTAGGTCGATGCCACTCCGTGATGCACCCCTCGGCCCGACCAGGCCGGTCCGCTCACCACTCCGAACGTGAGCGAACAGTGGTCGGGGCTCCAGAGCGGGGAGGACGAGATCGAATACTGCCGGGGCTTGAGCGGCGGCAACATTTGCAAAAACCCGGCGAAGGACAGGTCGCAGGAGGCGAACCGTTCCATGAGATCGAGGACGCTCACCCGCTTGTCGCGGACTTCGGCCGCGTAAGCCCCCTCGTCCGCCGCCCACGACTCCAACTGCCGCTTCTCCGGCGGGCACGGGGTCGCGGCGGCCAGCCGCTCGATCTGGAGGCGGGTCGCCGGATGGCCCAGCTCCACGTAGCTCGCAAGAACCTCGCCGGCCATGACCGGCGCGTCGGTGGGCAGGAACGTCTGCACGCCGTCGCCGGGATGGATCACCACCTGGGCGTCGTACGGCAAGCCGAACCGCCGCAAGGCCCGGTCCACGTTCTCGGTCGGGTTCCGGGGCAGGACGGCCAGATAATCCCCCGCCCGGTAGCTCGCCCCCTCCGGCAGGGCGATCTCGACGTGCCGCTTCGATCGCCCGGCCGACGTCGACGGGTCGACCAGCTCCCGATTCTCCACCACCACGCCGAGCTGGAGATGGTTCTGCCGGAGCAGCGAGTCGCGGACGCCGGGGACGAATTCCAACTCCAGCGCCGGGCTCGGATCGACCCGGTCGACCGCCGGACCGGGCCGACCGTCGAGCCGGCCCCAGAACGACGCGTACCAGCGGTCGAAGTCGCCGAAGAAGTCGCCGCGACCGTCCGCCTCCCCCCGGGGCACCAGCCGAGTTCCACCGGCCCGCTCGATCAGCTCGTCGATCTTCTTCGGCACGGCCTGGTAGGTTCTCGCCCAGTCCCGGTTCCCGCACCCGAACACCGCGTACCGCACCCCCGTGCACGCGCCCGCCGGCGCTCCCTCCAACCATTGGACGAACCGCCTCGCATTCTCGGGCGGCTGCCCTTCGTATGAGGCGGTGACGATCACGACCGGCCCGTCGGTTCCGAGGCCGCCGGCCGCCGAGTCCAGGGGCCCGAGGGAGGCCGCGTAGCCGCGAGCGCGGGCGTCGGTCGCGATCCGCTGGGCGAACGCTTCCGACGACCCGCTGTTCGAACCGAACAGCACGCGCAGAGGCCGGCCCCCCGCCGGCCCGCTCGGCGACGGTTCAACGGCGACGGAACGGCCGCCCGGAGTCGAGGACGTCCGACGCGCGACCGCCCGGTCCCGCCGCCGGGCGCGGATGAAAAATCCGTCGGGCTTGAGCGTCAGCGTTTCCTTGATCCGCAACTGATAGTCGGGATCAGCGGGCGCGAGGTCGAACCGTTGAAGGACCGAGGCCAGGACCAGGGTCGCCTCCTGCATCGCGAACCCCCGGCCGATGCACGCCCGCTGCCCGGTCCCGAACGGCTTCCAGGCGTTGGGAGGAAGCTTGTCGAACGCCTCCGGGGCCATCCGATCCGGGTCGAATCGATCAGCATCGGCCCCCCAGACGGCCGGGTCGCGGTGGAGGGTCGGCAGCAGGACGAGCACGGTCTCGCCGCTCCGGACCGGATACCCGCCGACGGCGGCGTCCCCCTGTTCGGGCTGGACCGCGAACGCGGGCGCCGTCGGCCACAGTCGGAGCGTCTCCTTCAACACCTGGTCGAGATACCCGAGGCGGGCCAGATGCTCGACCCTCGGCGCGTCGCCGCCCAGCACCGCGTCGACCTCGGACCGGGCGCGTTCCAGGAACTCGGGATTCCTCAAAAGTTCGTACAGGGCGAACGTCAGCAGCCCACTCGTCGTCTCATGACCGGCGATCAAGAACGTCACCATCTGGTTGCGGATGTTCTCTTCGCTCAGCCGTTCGCCCGTCGCCGGGTCGGCGGCCAGGAGCATCCGGTTCAGGAGGTCGCGGGCCTCCGGCCGAGGCTGCTTCTTCCGCTCGGCGATCAGCTCGTCGGCGACCTGCCGCATCAGCCGCAGATCCTCGGCGTACTGCCTTCGCGTGCGGAGCATCAGTCGGGTTTGCAGCGGAACCCGCCTGGACCGACCGCCAGCCTCCGCCAGGCCGCGGACCATCGCCCCCACGAACGGGTGCATCCCATCGCGATAAAAGCTGTTGAACCGATAGCCGAACCCGCACAGGGCGATCGTGTCGAGCGTCAGCCGGGTCATCTCGTCGGCGACGTCGATCCGCTGCGCGGGGCCGTACCGCTCCCACTTCAAAAGCATCTGGTCGGCGACGTCGGCCATGCCGTCGAACTGGTCGTGGAGAGCGCCCGGCGCAAAGGCGGGCATCAAGATCCGATGCGCGGCGCCCCAGTTGGGATCGCTCGTCTCGGCGGTGAACAAGCCGTCGTCGACCAGGTCGCGAAGCTGCCGCAGCGGCTCGTGAACCTTCTTGTCGAACCGCGACGGGTCGCACAGCTCGTCCACAAGCGCATGAGAGCTGGCGACCAGCAACTCCTGGCCCGGGAAGGACAAGCGGTAGAACGGCCCGAACTCGTCGGCCAGCCGCATCATCGACTGGATCGGCGCGTCCTGATCGATCGCCGGCAGATTGCGAACGACAGGGTAGATCGTGGGCTGGGGAATCGCCCTCCTCGGCTCGGACATCGGCTTGACTCCTCCGGACGTGGCCGGGACCAGGACCCCGTTCAGGAAAACGCCGATCACCGTGGCGGCGACGTCGGCCCCGGGGAGGTCGGCGGCGACCAGTTGAGGATTCTCGCCGAGCCCGATCACCGACGATCGGAAAACCGCCCGGACGACCACCGGATGGAGCCCCGGCCGAAGTCGGCCCGCGTCCCGGGCCACCCGCAGGGCGGACTCGAACATCCCGTCGATCGCGGCCTCGCGTCGAAGACGGAAGCCCTCGTAGATCGTGGGGAAGGCCCGGTGGATCTCGTCCAGACAGGGAAGGAAATTGTCGACCGGGAGGGCGCGGAGGTCGCCGATGAATCCGGCGATCCACGCTTCGAATCCGGTCATGACGAGGTCCTGGCCGGCCCGCGCCGACCGCTCGAACGGGCCGAGCACGAGGTCGCACACCGCCTGGATCAGGCCCGGCTTGCCGTCGAACCGACGGTAAATCGTGACCCGCGTGACGCCCGCGGCGGCGGCCACGTCGTCCAGGCTCGACTTCTGCACCCCCGAGAGCGCGAAGACCCGCAATGCAGCCTGGACGATCCGATCTGAAGTGGAGTCGATAGTCATGATACACATGATACGCATTTTGCATCATTCGTAAAGACTCTTCTTCTCCGGTGCGGGATCAGCGTTCCTTCAACAGCCTGGGAAGGAGCGTCTCGAGCCGACCTCGGGCCTCGGTCGAGTGCAGCTTCCCTTCCGCGTCGACGACGAAGACGGTGGGAATGCCCGAGATCCCCCAGGATTCCGAGAAATCGTCCGTCGGCTCGCCCGCCACGATTCGGTGATTATCGTGCCCCTGGTAATACTGAGGCCAGGGGATCTTGCGCTCCGCCACGAACGTCTTCAGGGCGTCCAATCCGCCGTCTTCCACCGGAGCGTCGTGGCTCACCCCGATGAACTCGACGCCGCGATCGTGG contains:
- a CDS encoding cytochrome P450; amino-acid sequence: MRIMCIMTIDSTSDRIVQAALRVFALSGVQKSSLDDVAAAAGVTRVTIYRRFDGKPGLIQAVCDLVLGPFERSARAGQDLVMTGFEAWIAGFIGDLRALPVDNFLPCLDEIHRAFPTIYEGFRLRREAAIDGMFESALRVARDAGRLRPGLHPVVVRAVFRSSVIGLGENPQLVAADLPGADVAATVIGVFLNGVLVPATSGGVKPMSEPRRAIPQPTIYPVVRNLPAIDQDAPIQSMMRLADEFGPFYRLSFPGQELLVASSHALVDELCDPSRFDKKVHEPLRQLRDLVDDGLFTAETSDPNWGAAHRILMPAFAPGALHDQFDGMADVADQMLLKWERYGPAQRIDVADEMTRLTLDTIALCGFGYRFNSFYRDGMHPFVGAMVRGLAEAGGRSRRVPLQTRLMLRTRRQYAEDLRLMRQVADELIAERKKQPRPEARDLLNRMLLAADPATGERLSEENIRNQMVTFLIAGHETTSGLLTFALYELLRNPEFLERARSEVDAVLGGDAPRVEHLARLGYLDQVLKETLRLWPTAPAFAVQPEQGDAAVGGYPVRSGETVLVLLPTLHRDPAVWGADADRFDPDRMAPEAFDKLPPNAWKPFGTGQRACIGRGFAMQEATLVLASVLQRFDLAPADPDYQLRIKETLTLKPDGFFIRARRRDRAVARRTSSTPGGRSVAVEPSPSGPAGGRPLRVLFGSNSGSSEAFAQRIATDARARGYAASLGPLDSAAGGLGTDGPVVIVTASYEGQPPENARRFVQWLEGAPAGACTGVRYAVFGCGNRDWARTYQAVPKKIDELIERAGGTRLVPRGEADGRGDFFGDFDRWYASFWGRLDGRPGPAVDRVDPSPALELEFVPGVRDSLLRQNHLQLGVVVENRELVDPSTSAGRSKRHVEIALPEGASYRAGDYLAVLPRNPTENVDRALRRFGLPYDAQVVIHPGDGVQTFLPTDAPVMAGEVLASYVELGHPATRLQIERLAAATPCPPEKRQLESWAADEGAYAAEVRDKRVSVLDLMERFASCDLSFAGFLQMLPPLKPRQYSISSSPLWSPDHCSLTFGVVSGPAWSGRGVHHGVASTYLADARPGAKIAVAVRPSHPGFHLPDSPAVPILMIAAGTGVAPFRGFVQELALRSASSTAATPAVLYFGCSHPDVDYLYRDEFAAWEQDGVVRLRPAFSRAPVGGVKYVQDRLWEERREVMDLIEKGGKVYVCGDGRRMAPEVRATLGRIYRELAGAEADRAEEWLADLEATIRYVVDVFA